Part of the Solwaraspora sp. WMMA2065 genome is shown below.
CTGTCCGCCACGTCGATCGACAGCGACCACGTGACCGCGACCGTCGCCCGGTGCCCATCTGGGAGAGCGTCATCCGGCGGGACAAGCTCAATCAACCTCTTCCGCCGGTCAGCCAGCCGGGCCCGATAACCGGCAGGATCGATACCCCGGTCCCGGATGAACGCGGCCGCCTGCGCCAACGCCAACGGCAGACACCCCAGATCAGCGGCCAACGCAGCCAGATCGTCATCCTGGTCACCACTGGCACCGATCGCACCGTCAAGATAATCGACAGCGTTATCCGAGCTGAACACATCGACGTCGACCAGGAAACGGCCGTCCGTGTGCAGCACCGGATCACGGCGACGGGTCGTCACCACCGTCCGACCATTGCGACTGTTCGGCGGCCACCAGTCCGCAGCGTCACCAGGGCTATCGAGGTTGTCCAACACGACCAGCCACCGCTTCGACGTGCGCTCCAACCACGACACGAACCGGCTGGCCGCAGCCTCATCGTCCCCGTCTCCCGCCACAGCGGCACCCACCGAGCGGGCAGCGTCGGCGTAACGGGCGACGATCGCGTCACGACTCGACGCCGTCACCCACACCAGCACATCCACCTCACGACCCCGCTCCAACCGGCGCGCGAACTCCGCCGCCAACTGGGTCTTGCCCACCCCACCCATCCCCGACAACACCTGCGTCAACACCGCCGTCTGGCCCGCCCTGGCCGCCCGCGACAGCTCCGCGCCCGCAGGCCGACCCTGAAACCACGCCGCCCGCTCCGGGACCCGCCCGACACGCACCACCGCACCCTTCGGCACCGACGACGGACCACGCTTGACGCGCCGAGCCATGAACCCGTCGACGAGTGCCGCCAAAGCCGCCACGCTGCCGATAATCCCCGCGATCCAGCCAGCCTGTTCCGTACCCGCCCAACCGAACCGAGGCAGCCCCCACCCCCACGGATTCCACCAGGCGAACAGGGCCACCAGGCCACAGACGACAGCCAAGACCGCAAACACAACCGTCCGCCGCCGCCACCGACGAGGAAACACCCGAGCCACGCGCACCATCATCGACGACAAGCACAATCACCGAACTCACCGAGTCGGGATCACGTCATCGCTGCCGGGGCCAGCCAAACAGCGGCAAGCCGACCCACGAAGATCAACTACGACAACGCCAGTACAAACGAGAACCGAAGCAGCTGCGAGAGGCCGAGAGACGTCGAGGAACCCGCCGCAGGCCAGCGAGCCGACGTGTCCGGTTCGACCCGATCCAAGGCCCGGACGCGGGTTAGGGGTTCGAGTCCCCTTGGCTCCACCCACATTATGGCTGGTCGGCGCGCCAGTGCATCGACCCTTGTCGCGCTGGCCAGTCGGACCAGGAACCAGAATCAGCGAATCGTCAGCAGAAGTCGCCGAACACGTCCCGTACCCCCGTCGCTGATGAGCCACGTGGCGTACGAGTTCCTCAGGTCGTGCAAGCGGAGCCCGCCAGCGGCCTTGAGCGCGACCTGGTCGACGGCTTCCCGCTCGGTCGCGAACTCGGCAACCACTCGACGCCGGTCGCGTCGGTCCACTTGGCGTGCCACTTGTCCGGCGACACTTCGGCTACCTTGCCGAGTAAGCCAGCCCGGACCAGCGCCGGACGCCAGACCTGTCGACGAAAGTTTGACCGCCGGAGTGGGCTGCCGTCCCGCGTGGCGAACACCAGCGCGGCCGGCTTGGGCTCTGCGGGCTGTGCGCCGAGTCGCGGGCAGTCCAACGCCATCAGGCCTGCCGGCGGGTGGGCCAGAGGAACCACGTCGTGTCCGTGGTCTGGCAGGTGGTCGACCCAGGCAGGGGCGAGCGTACTGACCGGGCTGATCGACGACTACCAGTTGATGGTCCAGCTCAGCGCCTGAGCCGTGCGGCCCGACGACGATCTGAGGCGGGACAGCTGTGCCCACCGCGTGGTTGGGCGCGGTGGGCACAGCTGTGCGGTACGGAGGTGGTTGAGGTCAGCGCTTCCGGTTCGGGTAGCGGCGACGTTGGGTCAGGTGGACAAGGATCACTCCGCCGACGATCAGCACTAGGCCGACGACCAGGAAGTTCATGGTGTTCGCGCCGGTCAGTGCCAGCGGACTGGCCGACTCGTCAGCATCTGCTTCGTTTGCAAGGTTGTCCACGGCTGGGGCATTGATTCCACCGGCAGCGGCAGTCGGGCTCGGGTCCGCACTCGGCTGTGCGGTCGGCTCGGCTTCCTTCTCCTCTCCGGCAGCGGTCTCGGTCGGCTCCGGCGTGGGCTTGGCTTCCTGCGTCGGCGGTGCCGGATCGTCGGTGACCTCCGCCTCAGGGCTGGCCGGTGCCGGTGTCTCCTCAACGGGCGGTTCCTCGGCCGGCGGTTCGTCGGCGGGCGGTTCGTCGGCGGGCGGTTCGTCGGCGGGCGGTTCCTCGGCGGGCGGTTCCTCGGCGGGCGGTTCGTCGGCGGGCGGTTCGTCGGCGGGCGGTTCCTCGGCGGGCGGTTCCTCGGCGGGCGGTTCCTCGGCGGGCGGTTCCTCGGCGGGCGGTTCCTCCGCTCCGCCGGCTCGCACCTCGATACGGACGGCGTCGATCGCCGGGGTCTGGTTGGCCCGCTGCATCATCGGGATCCGGTGCGATCCGTCGCCGGCCCACGATGCGCACTGGGCGATCCCCTCCTGGGGCAGCCCGGGCACCTGGATAGTGACGACATCCGGCTCAGCACCGCCGCCACCGTCCTCAGTCGCGACGAAGAAGGCCGGCACCGGCTCCGGGTCGAGCGCCTCGGTGGTGCTGGTCAGCATCCGGCAGGCGGTGTGGAAGTGACCGCGGGTCAGTCCGTCTCCGGTCAGCAGCGCGGACTCCACGTAGTACCCGCCCTGAGCCGCCGGGAGGAAGCGGTCCCGGACCAGATTGCGGGTGCTGACCCGCAGTTGGAACGGTTCGCCGACGCCGACCGATTCCGGCGACTCGGTGATCAGCAGCGTCGGGTTCTGCTCTGCCGCACCGACCTCTCCGAACGCTGTCGAGACGCAGCGGCTGCCCACCTGGAAGCCGTCGTGTAGCTCCAATGAGCTGTCGTCGCAGCCGGTCCCGAGCACATCGAGTCCGTTGACCTGCTCGCTGGCCTTGCGATCCGTCCCAGCACTGGAGATCTGGCTGACGGCGATCAGGACCCCGAAGGCGGACAGGGTCGCGACCGCGATGACGGCGCGGCGCGCCCGTCCGCCCTTCGCGGGTCTGGCGGCGCTTCTGTGAGCCGGTTGTCCCATGTGCACACCTTCCGAATGCTCACCGTACTGGGATGTCTGTATTAGGCTCGGGCACGACGGTGCCGGCGGGGGTTCACCGGGAGCGGATGACTAGTCGCCCCGGGCCATACGCACACGTTAGGGAGCGGTTCAATCAAGAATCAACTTCAGCGCCAGAAATGATGATTTCTTGAGCCGCAGGTAAAGAAAACTTATGGCATCGATCTCGAACGCCTGACATCAGCCGTTCGGCTGATGTCGATGTGGTGACTGTCGGTAGTGGTGGGATGTCACCGGCGGTCGTCGTGCAGTAGCTTCTTCTGCACCTTACCCATCGCGTTGCGTGGCAGGTCGTCCACGATGCGCACTTCACGTGGGCGCTTGTGGGTGGAGAGTTCGGTGGCCACGAAGTCGATCAGCGACTGCGGGGACACGCCCTCGGCCACCACGTACGCGACGACCCGTTGCCCGAGGTCTGCGTCGGGTGCGCCGATGACCGCCGCCTCGCGTACTGCCGGATGGGTCAGCAGCACGTTCTCCACCTCGCCGGCACCGATCCGGTAACCACCGCTCTTGATCAGATCGGTCGAGGCGCGGCCGACGATTCGGTGCCAGCCGGCCTGGTCGATCGCCGCTACGTCGCCGGTGCGGAACCAGCCGTCCGGGGTGAAGTCGCCGCGCCCGGCGGCGCCGAGGTAACCGTCGAACACCATCGGGCCGCGAACCTGCAGTTCGCCGATGGTCTCGCCGTCCGCCGGCAACTGCTCGCCGTCCTCACTGGCCAGCCGGGTGTGTACGCCGGCGAGCGGCGCACCGACCCAGCCGGGTCGCCGCTCGCCGTCGGCGCGGCTGCTGACCGTGATCAAGGTTTCGGTCATTCCGTACCGTTCGACCGGTGCCTGCCCGGTGAGCTCGGTGAGCGTGCGGAAAACCGGGGCGGGCAGGGCCGCCGAACCGGAGACGAGGAGCCGGGCGGCGCGTAACGCCCGGGCGGAGGGTCGGTCGTCGCAGATTCGGGACCAGATCGTCGGTACGCCGAAGTACAGCGTGCCACCGGCGGCGGCGTACGCCCCAGGGGTGGGCCGGCCGGTGTGCACCAGCCGGCAGCCGACGCGTAGCGCGCCGATGACGCCGAGCACCAGACCGTGTACGTGGAACAG
Proteins encoded:
- a CDS encoding acyl-CoA synthetase, encoding MALLNPTRLTGRPAAVTVGDQSMSGDDLLEAATAVARQIAGADTVAVDATASLDTVVALTGCLLAGTTLVPVPPDAGPVERGHILRDSGAQLLLGPNPTRPVGSGSDQGGSDQGGPGQRRTVGSDAPALILYTSGTTGAPKGVPVTSANIAADLDALAEAWAWTPDDTLVHGLPLFHVHGLVLGVIGALRVGCRLVHTGRPTPGAYAAAGGTLYFGVPTIWSRICDDRPSARALRAARLLVSGSAALPAPVFRTLTELTGQAPVERYGMTETLITVSSRADGERRPGWVGAPLAGVHTRLASEDGEQLPADGETIGELQVRGPMVFDGYLGAAGRGDFTPDGWFRTGDVAAIDQAGWHRIVGRASTDLIKSGGYRIGAGEVENVLLTHPAVREAAVIGAPDADLGQRVVAYVVAEGVSPQSLIDFVATELSTHKRPREVRIVDDLPRNAMGKVQKKLLHDDRR